In Spirochaetota bacterium, a genomic segment contains:
- the gcvPA gene encoding aminomethyl-transferring glycine dehydrogenase subunit GcvPA: protein MNFLPNSNDDINAMCSDIGVKNIDELFADIPRAVLNPEIKLPKPLSEQEALHSVLSISRNNTQVRSFVGAGVYHHYVPAVVDHLASRSEFYTAYTPYQPEVSQGTLAAIFEFQTYMCRLTGMDIANASMYDGATALAEAVLMAVRTTKKNKVLCSATVHPHYREVLATYAWGSDIVLQIVPYNNGITNLQELSHKIQNDVACVIVQSPNFFGVIEDVSKVSEIAHAHAALCIVTFTEAVSLGLLKSPGECGADIVCGEGQSLGNYPACGGPLLGVLACKKEFMRTIPGRLIGKTVDEQGREAYVMTLQTREQHIRRERATSNICTNEGLCALRATIYLSVVGNKLFDIAKLNHAVASYCLEQLVQLGYQRVFDAPFFNEFVIKINNAKDVRSRLIDHGYALGILLDTYYPELSDCLLITTTECITKNDVDALVTLLQTI, encoded by the coding sequence ATGAATTTTTTGCCTAACAGCAATGACGATATTAATGCTATGTGTAGTGATATTGGCGTGAAGAATATCGATGAACTTTTTGCAGATATTCCCCGCGCTGTTTTAAACCCTGAAATAAAATTGCCAAAACCTCTTTCAGAACAGGAAGCATTGCACTCTGTTCTTTCTATTAGCAGGAATAATACGCAGGTGCGTTCATTTGTGGGTGCCGGAGTATATCATCATTATGTGCCTGCAGTTGTTGATCACCTTGCATCCAGGTCTGAATTTTATACTGCCTACACACCCTATCAGCCTGAAGTGAGTCAGGGAACACTTGCAGCAATTTTTGAATTTCAGACGTATATGTGCAGACTCACTGGCATGGATATTGCTAATGCCAGCATGTATGATGGTGCAACAGCATTAGCCGAAGCTGTACTTATGGCAGTACGTACCACCAAAAAAAATAAGGTCTTATGCTCTGCAACTGTTCATCCTCATTATCGGGAAGTACTTGCAACGTATGCATGGGGATCAGATATTGTTTTGCAGATAGTTCCGTATAACAACGGTATTACTAATTTACAGGAGCTATCGCACAAGATACAAAATGATGTTGCATGTGTTATTGTACAGAGTCCCAACTTTTTTGGGGTGATAGAAGATGTAAGCAAAGTATCAGAGATAGCGCATGCGCACGCAGCGTTGTGTATCGTGACATTTACTGAAGCAGTAAGCCTTGGTTTGCTTAAAAGCCCTGGCGAATGTGGAGCGGATATTGTGTGTGGCGAAGGACAATCATTGGGCAATTACCCCGCGTGCGGTGGACCACTGTTAGGGGTGCTTGCATGCAAAAAAGAATTTATGCGCACCATTCCCGGAAGGCTTATTGGTAAAACGGTTGATGAACAAGGAAGAGAAGCGTATGTAATGACATTGCAGACACGTGAGCAGCACATACGACGTGAACGAGCTACCTCAAATATTTGCACCAATGAAGGATTGTGTGCATTGCGGGCAACAATTTATTTGAGTGTTGTAGGCAATAAGCTTTTTGATATAGCAAAGCTTAACCATGCTGTTGCAAGCTATTGCCTGGAACAATTAGTGCAATTGGGTTATCAGCGTGTATTTGATGCCCCATTTTTTAATGAATTTGTTATAAAGATTAACAATGCAAAAGATGTGCGGAGCCGCTTGATTGACCATGGATATGCTCTGGGAATCTTACTTGATACATACTATCCGGAGTTATCGGATTGCCTTTTAATTACTACAACTGAATGTATCACTAAAAATGATGTTGATGCACTTGTTACACTTTTACAGACAATATAA
- the gcvH gene encoding glycine cleavage system protein GcvH, producing the protein MSTIPENLKYTKTHEWVELQENYTCKCGITDHAQEMLTDIVFVELPEVGIEVKAGEQVAVVESVKAVSDVYAPVSGRIVEVNKTLEDSPDLINTDPYGEGWIFVIDMKDKNELDDLLDANAYADHVASGD; encoded by the coding sequence ATGAGCACTATTCCTGAAAATCTAAAATACACTAAAACACATGAATGGGTTGAATTACAGGAAAATTATACCTGCAAGTGTGGTATAACCGATCATGCACAGGAAATGTTAACAGATATTGTTTTTGTTGAATTGCCGGAAGTGGGCATTGAAGTGAAAGCGGGTGAGCAGGTTGCTGTGGTTGAGTCTGTAAAAGCAGTTAGCGATGTGTATGCGCCTGTGAGCGGAAGAATTGTTGAAGTGAATAAAACGCTGGAAGATTCCCCAGATTTAATAAACACTGACCCATATGGTGAAGGTTGGATTTTTGTAATTGATATGAAAGATAAAAATGAACTTGATGATCTTTTGGACGCAAATGCCTATGCAGATCATGTAGCCTCAGGAGACTGA
- the lipA gene encoding lipoyl synthase, whose product MGRVRTIPDWIKYSIPSGPHYKKVQQHIARCGLHTVCLEARCPNIGQCFSQGHATFLIMGNICTRNCRYCAVTKGQPQQPDKDEPQKIAQAVVHLQLKYVVITSVTRDDLIDGGAYHFVNTIEAIRRASPGTKIEVLIPDFKFSLQLSLLKIINANPDVVNHNIEVAKSHYAMLRPQGDYDTSLKVLAIVTGHGLVAKSGIMIGFGETMDDIIQTLTDVYSTGCKVITIGQYCASHKGAYPVHKFYTPEEFKEIETIAYTIGFTRVLAAPLVRSSYRAGELLQ is encoded by the coding sequence ATGGGAAGAGTAAGGACAATTCCTGACTGGATAAAATATTCGATTCCTTCTGGTCCACACTATAAAAAGGTACAACAGCATATTGCTCGATGTGGGCTGCACACAGTGTGCCTTGAGGCGCGCTGTCCAAATATTGGCCAGTGCTTTTCACAGGGTCATGCCACATTCCTGATTATGGGTAATATCTGTACGCGCAATTGCAGGTATTGTGCAGTTACAAAAGGGCAGCCGCAGCAACCTGATAAAGATGAGCCCCAAAAAATTGCGCAGGCAGTAGTACATCTTCAACTAAAATATGTAGTTATTACTTCAGTGACGCGTGATGACCTTATTGATGGTGGTGCATACCATTTTGTTAACACCATTGAGGCAATCCGCCGCGCAAGTCCAGGCACAAAAATAGAAGTGTTGATTCCGGATTTTAAGTTTTCACTACAGCTATCGCTTCTAAAAATAATAAATGCAAATCCTGATGTTGTTAATCATAATATAGAAGTTGCAAAAAGCCATTATGCAATGTTGCGTCCACAAGGTGATTATGATACATCGCTAAAAGTATTGGCGATAGTTACCGGTCATGGGCTTGTTGCCAAATCAGGTATTATGATTGGATTTGGTGAAACTATGGATGACATCATTCAGACGCTTACCGATGTATATTCTACTGGATGTAAAGTGATAACGATTGGACAGTACTGCGCTTCGCATAAGGGGGCATACCCGGTGCATAAATTCTATACACCGGAGGAATTCAAAGAAATAGAAACAATTGCCTATACAATTGGTTTTACCAGAGTACTTGCTGCACCACTTGTACGCAGTTCATACAGGGCAGGTGAGCTTTTGCAATGA
- the gcvT gene encoding glycine cleavage system aminomethyltransferase GcvT has translation MNAQKTFLYEDHIKLGGKMVEFAGWELPVMYSSIIEEHMAVRQSAGLFDVSHMGEIVVKGRGARAALQRLIPTDMGRLEKGKSMYTCFLNEQGGVIDDLFIFMLSDNEYYLVVNAATTQKDVQWLLQNCKTNVSIQDVSAATAKIDLQGPQSYNILKKIIKDDRLEGLARFYFFTGTYKGEPVLISQTGYTGEFGYELFCINNVASRLWNDLLDAGKEYGIKPVGLGARDTLRLEASYSLYGYELSETISPVEGGIGFVVSAQAEYIAKDIVEKQKTSGAPRQIICLEMLDKAIPRSEYRVLHNNEDIGYITSGGFSPLFKKGIAMALVKSGLVSVGDEVAIVIRDKTSPAKVVQRPFYKYTGKKL, from the coding sequence ATGAATGCTCAAAAAACCTTTCTGTATGAGGATCATATAAAATTAGGCGGTAAGATGGTTGAGTTTGCTGGATGGGAATTGCCGGTGATGTATTCCTCAATTATTGAGGAGCATATGGCAGTGCGTCAGTCTGCGGGTTTATTTGATGTTTCACATATGGGTGAGATAGTTGTTAAAGGGAGAGGTGCACGGGCTGCTTTGCAAAGGCTTATCCCAACCGATATGGGAAGGCTTGAAAAAGGCAAGTCAATGTATACGTGCTTCCTGAATGAGCAGGGTGGTGTAATTGATGACCTCTTTATTTTTATGCTATCGGATAATGAATACTACCTGGTGGTAAATGCTGCCACAACCCAGAAGGATGTACAGTGGCTATTACAGAATTGCAAAACCAATGTTTCCATACAGGATGTTTCAGCCGCTACGGCTAAGATTGATCTGCAAGGTCCACAATCATATAATATTTTAAAAAAAATTATCAAAGATGACCGCTTAGAAGGGCTTGCACGATTTTATTTCTTTACTGGTACATATAAAGGTGAGCCAGTACTTATTTCACAAACGGGATACACTGGTGAGTTTGGCTATGAGCTTTTCTGCATCAATAATGTGGCTTCACGGTTGTGGAATGATTTACTTGATGCAGGCAAGGAATATGGAATTAAACCTGTTGGCCTTGGTGCACGTGATACACTGCGCCTTGAAGCATCGTATTCGTTGTATGGGTATGAGCTAAGTGAAACTATATCACCAGTAGAAGGGGGTATTGGATTTGTGGTGAGTGCACAGGCTGAGTATATTGCTAAAGATATCGTTGAAAAACAAAAAACCAGTGGTGCACCACGGCAAATAATATGCCTTGAAATGCTGGATAAGGCAATTCCTAGAAGTGAATATAGAGTTTTGCATAATAATGAAGATATTGGATATATTACCAGTGGTGGTTTTTCACCACTTTTTAAAAAAGGCATAGCTATGGCTCTTGTAAAAAGTGGCTTAGTATCAGTTGGGGATGAGGTGGCGATAGTTATCAGGGATAAAACAAGCCCTGCAAAGGTAGTACAAAGACCATTTTACAAGTATACAGGCAAAAAGTTGTAA
- a CDS encoding lipoate--protein ligase family protein: MRMWRLIIHGECQPTWNMAVDGAIVRCSDTPTLRLYRWARPAITIGYFQDIEKEVNCAQCKKDDVQVIRRVTGGGAVFHHKEITYSFVHPLHGVFAKGTITDSYYLIAQPLIMALVSLGIDARYSAINDIIVGNKKISGSAQTRKEGKILQHGTLLVATDTERMFNYLTIDPKKVKHEGKPVVTLKDLLPDMSEEIIYQHLIQAIIDSFRKVFNIEFEESDLTHQEQYIAVELEKNYFANENWNCRRLSP; the protein is encoded by the coding sequence ATGAGGATGTGGCGGCTGATAATTCATGGTGAATGCCAACCAACCTGGAATATGGCGGTTGATGGGGCAATAGTTCGATGTTCGGATACGCCGACTCTGCGGCTCTACCGGTGGGCTAGGCCTGCAATAACTATTGGCTATTTTCAGGATATTGAAAAAGAGGTAAATTGTGCACAGTGTAAAAAAGATGATGTACAGGTTATTCGCAGGGTAACGGGGGGCGGTGCAGTATTTCATCATAAGGAAATTACTTACAGCTTTGTACATCCGTTGCATGGAGTATTTGCAAAAGGGACAATAACAGATTCGTACTATTTGATTGCACAACCGCTGATTATGGCACTTGTTTCATTAGGAATTGATGCACGGTACAGTGCCATTAACGATATTATTGTGGGTAATAAAAAAATTTCTGGAAGCGCACAAACGCGAAAAGAAGGCAAAATATTGCAGCATGGAACACTGCTGGTTGCTACCGATACTGAAAGGATGTTTAACTATTTAACTATCGATCCAAAAAAAGTAAAACATGAAGGAAAGCCTGTAGTGACATTAAAAGATCTGTTACCGGATATGTCAGAAGAAATTATATACCAGCATTTGATACAGGCTATAATAGATTCATTCAGAAAAGTTTTTAACATTGAGTTTGAAGAGTCTGATCTTACCCACCAGGAACAATATATAGCAGTTGAGTTGGAAAAAAACTATTTTGCCAATGAAAATTGGAATTGCCGGCGCTTGTCGCCATAG
- the gcvPB gene encoding aminomethyl-transferring glycine dehydrogenase subunit GcvPB translates to MQTIFSLHKKGKNKYSVPSFDAPSYDAIPDNLCRQQLNLADVNEVEVVRHYRKLSSLNFGVDNGMYPLGSCTMKYNPKINDVVASLEQFVHQHPATIEELSQGSLHIMYELQEMLCAITGMRQFSLIPAAGAHGELASVMIIKKYFEVKGERRDVILIPDSAHGTNPASVAMCGFNVKEIPSNSEGDVDINALEAAMDDNVAAMMLTCPNTLGLFDKNILTIADLLHRRGALFYCDGANLNAIVGKVRPADLGFDIMHVNLHKTFSTPHGGGGPGSGPIGVVDKLSPFLPVPAIERKNNRYCLNYSKPHSIGRVHSFYGNFLIMLRAYTYIAMLGAQGLKQVAEHAVVNANYLRVKLQQHFNLPYKRVCMHEFVINDEGIPNGITTNEIAKRLLDYGFHAPTVYFPLIVHGAMMIEPTETEHKDTLDAFVHAMVAIKNEASTNPEILKSAPTTTPVRKVDAVLAARKPVLKWEE, encoded by the coding sequence ATGCAAACAATATTTTCATTACATAAAAAAGGTAAGAATAAATACTCTGTGCCTTCCTTTGATGCTCCAAGCTATGATGCAATACCTGACAACCTGTGCCGTCAACAGCTTAACTTAGCTGATGTCAATGAGGTTGAAGTAGTGCGTCACTACCGAAAGCTTTCAAGCCTTAACTTTGGTGTTGATAACGGTATGTATCCACTGGGCAGCTGTACCATGAAATACAACCCAAAAATAAATGATGTTGTTGCAAGCCTTGAACAATTTGTACATCAGCATCCAGCAACGATTGAGGAGCTATCGCAAGGGTCATTGCATATTATGTATGAATTGCAGGAAATGCTGTGTGCAATTACCGGCATGAGGCAATTTTCACTTATACCTGCTGCTGGGGCGCATGGTGAGCTAGCAAGCGTGATGATAATTAAAAAATATTTTGAAGTAAAAGGGGAAAGGCGTGATGTTATTCTGATCCCAGACTCAGCTCATGGTACCAACCCTGCTTCGGTTGCCATGTGTGGATTCAATGTAAAGGAAATACCGTCAAACAGTGAGGGCGATGTAGATATCAATGCATTGGAAGCTGCCATGGATGACAATGTAGCAGCAATGATGCTGACGTGCCCCAATACATTAGGGCTGTTTGATAAAAATATTTTAACAATAGCTGATCTGCTGCACCGTAGAGGGGCATTATTCTATTGTGATGGTGCAAACCTTAATGCTATTGTTGGGAAAGTTCGTCCTGCGGATTTAGGATTTGACATCATGCATGTAAATCTGCACAAGACATTTTCCACGCCCCATGGAGGAGGAGGCCCGGGCTCGGGTCCAATTGGTGTTGTTGATAAACTTTCACCATTTTTGCCTGTTCCAGCAATAGAAAGAAAAAATAACCGGTATTGCCTTAATTATTCCAAACCGCATTCAATTGGCAGAGTACACAGCTTTTATGGTAATTTTTTAATTATGCTTAGGGCTTATACGTATATTGCAATGTTGGGAGCACAAGGATTAAAACAGGTAGCTGAACACGCTGTTGTAAACGCCAACTACCTGCGTGTTAAATTGCAGCAGCACTTTAACCTGCCCTATAAACGAGTTTGCATGCATGAGTTTGTGATAAACGATGAAGGTATACCAAATGGTATAACAACCAATGAAATTGCAAAGCGCTTGCTTGACTATGGATTTCATGCACCAACAGTGTATTTCCCGCTTATTGTGCATGGTGCTATGATGATAGAGCCAACTGAAACTGAGCACAAGGATACGCTTGATGCATTTGTACATGCAATGGTTGCAATTAAAAATGAAGCGTCAACAAACCCTGAAATACTGAAAAGCGCACCAACTACCACTCCAGTGCGCAAAGTTGATGCAGTATTAGCAGCACGTAAGCCGGTACTCAAATGGGAAGAGTAA